One Pseudomonas sp. HOU2 genomic window carries:
- a CDS encoding YoaK family protein: MLPSTSTHRATSGHLHRQKWRGRIGLALVASLSVLAGMTDAIGFMASGDFVSFMSGNTTRLAVAISDGDLGLTLRLTILVVTFVIGNALGIVIGRLGGRRTLPLLLCIATLLCLAAAWPYDTQLPALLAAIIAMGMLNAAVEEVNGLPVGLTYVTGALSRFGRGLGRWMLGERRNGWRVQLVPWSGMFIGAILGAVLEQHFGLRALFASGLLAAVLGVLTLSIPRRWQLGYMPR, encoded by the coding sequence ATGCTGCCTTCGACCTCGACTCACCGCGCCACGTCCGGGCATCTGCATCGGCAGAAATGGCGTGGCCGCATCGGTCTGGCACTGGTGGCCAGTCTGTCAGTGCTGGCGGGCATGACCGACGCAATCGGCTTCATGGCCAGCGGCGATTTCGTGTCGTTCATGAGCGGCAACACAACGCGCCTGGCGGTGGCGATCAGTGACGGCGATCTCGGGCTGACGTTACGCCTGACCATCCTCGTCGTCACCTTCGTGATCGGTAATGCCTTGGGGATCGTGATCGGGCGCCTCGGTGGGCGGCGCACATTGCCCCTGTTGCTGTGCATCGCCACCCTGCTCTGCCTGGCGGCCGCCTGGCCGTACGACACGCAACTGCCGGCGCTGCTGGCGGCGATCATCGCGATGGGCATGCTCAACGCGGCGGTCGAGGAAGTGAATGGTCTGCCAGTGGGCCTGACATACGTGACCGGGGCGCTGTCGCGGTTCGGCCGTGGACTGGGGCGCTGGATGCTCGGCGAACGCCGGAACGGCTGGCGGGTGCAACTGGTGCCGTGGAGCGGGATGTTCATCGGCGCGATTCTCGGCGCGGTGCTGGAACAGCATTTCGGGCTTCGGGCATTGTTCGCCAGCGGCTTGCTGGCGGCGGTGCTGGGCGTACTGACCTTGAGCATTCCGCGGCGCTGGCAACTCGGCTATATGCCCCGTTGA
- the tusD gene encoding sulfurtransferase complex subunit TusD, giving the protein MKFAIALFSAAHAPSSRRALLFAQAALAGGHEIVRLFFYQDGVYNASDAVVTPQDELDLPKQWRAFISEQQLDGVVCIAAALRRGVLNDEEAKRYQRDAVAVSAPWELSGLGQLHDGVQDADRLICFGGA; this is encoded by the coding sequence ATGAAGTTCGCCATTGCGCTGTTTTCCGCCGCCCATGCGCCCTCCTCGCGTCGCGCCCTGCTGTTTGCGCAGGCTGCGCTGGCCGGCGGGCATGAGATTGTCCGGCTGTTTTTTTATCAGGACGGTGTCTACAACGCCTCCGACGCGGTGGTCACCCCGCAGGACGAGCTGGACCTGCCCAAACAGTGGCGCGCGTTCATCAGCGAGCAGCAACTGGACGGTGTGGTGTGTATCGCCGCCGCCCTGCGCCGTGGCGTGCTGAATGACGAAGAAGCCAAACGCTACCAGCGTGATGCCGTGGCGGTCAGCGCGCCGTGGGAATTGTCCGGCCTCGGCCAGTTGCACGATGGGGTGCAGGACGCCGATCGACTGATCTGTTTCGGAGGCGCGTGA
- the tusC gene encoding sulfurtransferase complex subunit TusC has product MAKSLLIISRQSPWSGPGAREALDIVLAGGAFDLPIGLLFLDDGVLQLAAGQNAKALQQKDLSANLQALPMFGVEELFYCTDSASARGLSTLSLDEAQPLGASEITALIDRYDQVITL; this is encoded by the coding sequence ATGGCCAAATCCCTGTTGATCATCAGCCGCCAGTCGCCGTGGTCCGGCCCCGGCGCCCGCGAAGCGCTGGACATCGTACTGGCCGGCGGCGCGTTCGATCTGCCGATCGGCCTGCTGTTTCTCGATGACGGCGTGTTGCAACTGGCCGCCGGGCAGAACGCCAAGGCCCTGCAACAGAAAGACCTCAGCGCCAACCTGCAGGCGCTGCCGATGTTCGGCGTTGAAGAACTGTTCTACTGCACCGACAGCGCCAGCGCCCGTGGCCTGAGCACGCTGTCGCTGGACGAAGCGCAGCCACTCGGCGCCAGCGAAATCACCGCCCTCATTGACCGTTACGACCAGGTGATCACCCTCTGA
- the tusB gene encoding sulfurtransferase complex subunit TusB has translation MSTLHVLSHSPFGDERLSSCLRVIGAADALLLSGDAVYALQPGTAPFATLNARRVKLFALAEDLLARAIVAPDWAEAIDYPAFVELSIHHDKVNSWL, from the coding sequence ATGTCGACTTTGCATGTGTTGTCTCATTCCCCGTTCGGCGACGAGCGCCTGAGCAGTTGCCTGCGCGTGATCGGCGCTGCTGACGCGTTGCTGTTATCCGGCGATGCGGTCTACGCCCTGCAACCGGGCACTGCGCCATTCGCTACGTTGAACGCACGCCGAGTCAAGCTGTTCGCCCTCGCCGAAGACCTGCTGGCCCGCGCCATCGTTGCTCCCGACTGGGCTGAAGCCATCGATTACCCGGCGTTCGTCGAACTGTCGATCCACCACGACAAGGTCAACAGTTGGCTATGA
- a CDS encoding TusE/DsrC/DsvC family sulfur relay protein → MNSMTVGARAIELDKDGFLVDLDDWSQDVASALAAAEDIELTPEHWEVLDLLRSFYAEFQLSPATRPLIKYTALKLGPDKGNSLHLNRLFKGTPAKLAAKLAGLPKPTNCL, encoded by the coding sequence ATGAACTCGATGACTGTCGGCGCCCGCGCCATCGAACTGGACAAGGACGGCTTTCTGGTCGACCTCGATGACTGGTCCCAAGACGTCGCCAGCGCCCTCGCCGCCGCTGAAGACATCGAACTAACCCCCGAGCACTGGGAAGTCCTCGACCTGCTGCGCAGCTTCTATGCAGAATTCCAGTTGTCGCCGGCCACCCGCCCGCTGATCAAGTACACCGCACTCAAACTCGGCCCGGACAAGGGCAACAGCCTGCACCTGAACCGACTGTTCAAAGGCACCCCTGCCAAACTCGCCGCGAAACTGGCGGGCCTGCCCAAACCGACGAATTGCTTATGA
- a CDS encoding glycosyl transferase family protein translates to MTDFPALTLETPAEHPFAQFVRILGKGKRGARDLTREEAREAMGMVLDDKVEDTQLGAFLMLLRHKEESAEEMAGFTEALRERLQAPTLNVDLDWPTYAGKKRHLPWYLLSAKCLAQNGVRIFMHGGGAHTAGRLYTEQLLGELNIPLCRTWQQVGSALDNGGLAFMPLMDWAPQLQKMIDLRNTMGLRSPIHSLARILNPLRARCGLQSIFHPGYQAVHREASGLLGDTAIVVKGDGGEIEINPDADSHLYGTKGGESWDEEWPQLSSQRHVKPASLDVEHLKAVWRGERVDSYPQLALISTMALALRGLGQSREQAFATAEQYWAARNKSI, encoded by the coding sequence ATGACCGACTTTCCAGCGCTGACCCTCGAAACGCCCGCCGAGCACCCGTTCGCACAATTCGTGCGGATCCTCGGCAAGGGCAAACGCGGCGCCCGCGACCTGACCCGTGAAGAAGCCCGGGAAGCCATGGGCATGGTGCTCGACGACAAGGTCGAAGACACCCAGCTCGGGGCCTTTCTGATGCTGCTGCGGCACAAGGAAGAAAGCGCCGAGGAAATGGCCGGTTTCACCGAAGCCTTGCGCGAGCGCTTGCAGGCACCAACGCTGAACGTCGATCTGGACTGGCCGACCTACGCCGGCAAGAAACGTCATCTGCCGTGGTATCTGCTGTCGGCCAAGTGCCTGGCGCAAAACGGCGTGCGAATCTTCATGCACGGCGGCGGCGCGCATACCGCCGGACGTCTGTACACCGAACAATTGCTTGGCGAGCTGAACATCCCGCTGTGCCGCACCTGGCAGCAGGTCGGCAGCGCGCTGGACAATGGAGGCCTGGCGTTCATGCCGCTGATGGACTGGGCGCCGCAGTTGCAGAAGATGATCGACCTGCGCAACACCATGGGCCTGCGCTCGCCGATCCATTCGCTGGCACGCATCCTCAATCCACTGCGCGCCCGTTGTGGTCTGCAAAGTATTTTCCACCCGGGCTATCAAGCGGTGCATCGCGAGGCCAGCGGTCTGCTCGGCGACACGGCGATCGTGGTCAAAGGCGACGGCGGCGAAATCGAGATCAACCCGGATGCCGACAGCCATCTGTACGGCACCAAGGGCGGCGAGAGCTGGGACGAGGAATGGCCGCAACTGTCGAGCCAGCGCCACGTCAAACCGGCCTCGCTGGACGTTGAACATCTGAAAGCGGTGTGGCGCGGCGAGAGGGTCGACAGCTATCCGCAATTGGCCCTGATCTCGACCATGGCCCTGGCCCTGCGTGGCCTCGGTCAAAGCCGCGAGCAAGCGTTCGCAACCGCCGAGCAGTACTGGGCCGCACGCAACAAATCGATATAA
- a CDS encoding glutathione S-transferase family protein: protein MGLLVDGHWQDKWYESSKDGAFQREQAQRRNWVTADGQPGPSGEGGFAAEAGRYHLYVSLACPWAHRTLILRKLKGLESLIDVSVVSWLMLENGWTFDKALGSTGDKLDHFDFMHQRYTADARDYTGRVTVPVLWDKKLKRIVSNESAEIIRMFNSAFDGLTGNELDFYPAPLRGEIDALNERIYPAVNNGVYRAGFATSQQAYEEAFDEVFAELDHLERVLDANRYLTGEYLTEADVRLFTTMIRFDAVYHGHFKCNLRRIADYPNLSNWLRELYQWPGIAETVDFQHIKNHYYGSHKTINPTGIVPKGPKQDFSGAHDRARLAGKGVWRRG from the coding sequence ATGGGTTTACTCGTCGACGGCCACTGGCAGGACAAGTGGTACGAAAGCAGCAAGGACGGCGCGTTCCAGCGCGAACAGGCGCAACGCCGTAACTGGGTCACTGCAGACGGACAGCCCGGGCCGAGCGGTGAAGGCGGGTTTGCCGCCGAAGCCGGGCGTTATCACCTCTATGTATCCCTCGCCTGCCCGTGGGCGCACCGCACGCTGATCCTGCGCAAACTCAAAGGGCTGGAAAGCCTGATCGATGTGTCCGTGGTCAGCTGGCTGATGCTGGAAAACGGCTGGACCTTCGACAAGGCGCTTGGCTCGACTGGCGATAAGCTCGACCACTTCGACTTCATGCATCAGCGCTACACCGCCGACGCGCGGGACTACACCGGCCGCGTCACCGTGCCGGTGCTGTGGGACAAGAAGCTCAAGCGCATCGTCAGCAATGAATCGGCGGAAATCATCCGCATGTTCAACAGCGCCTTCGATGGCCTGACCGGTAACGAGCTGGACTTCTACCCGGCGCCATTACGCGGTGAGATCGATGCATTGAACGAGCGGATTTATCCGGCGGTGAACAACGGCGTGTATCGCGCCGGCTTCGCCACCTCGCAACAGGCTTATGAAGAGGCGTTCGATGAGGTGTTTGCAGAGCTGGATCATCTGGAGCGGGTGCTGGACGCCAACCGCTACTTGACTGGCGAGTACCTGACCGAAGCCGATGTGCGCCTGTTCACCACGATGATTCGTTTCGATGCGGTGTACCACGGGCACTTCAAGTGCAATCTGCGGCGGATCGCCGATTATCCGAACCTGTCGAACTGGCTGCGTGAGCTGTATCAGTGGCCGGGGATTGCCGAGACGGTAGATTTTCAGCACATCAAGAATCACTACTACGGTAGCCACAAGACCATCAATCCGACGGGGATTGTGCCGAAAGGGCCGAAGCAGGATTTCAGCGGGGCGCATGATCGGGCACGTTTGGCTGGCAAAGGAGTCTGGCGCAGGGGCTGA
- the cysG gene encoding siroheme synthase CysG: MKYLPLFHNLRGSRVLVVGGGEIALRKSRLLADAGALLRVVAPEIEAQLRELVSASGGECLLRGYVETDLDGCGLIIAATDDETLNAQVSSDAHRRCVPVNVVDAPHLCSVIFPAIVDRSPLIIAVSSGGDAPVLARLIRAKIETWIPSTYGQLAGLAARFRNQVKNLFPDVQQRRGFWEDVFQGPIADRQLAGQGTEAERLLQAKIDGEATVTTGEVYLVGAGPGDPDLLTFRALRLMQQADVVLYDRLVAPAILELCRRDAERIYVGKRRADHAVPQDQINQQLVDLAKAGKRVVRLKGGDPFIFGRGGEEIEELAAHGIPFQVVPGITAASGCAAYAGIPLTHRDYAQSVRFVTGHLKDGSTDLPWADLVAPAQTLVFYMGLVGLPVICEQLIRHGRSADTPAALIQQGTTVNQRVFTGTLADLPRLVAEHEVHAPTLVIVGEVVQLREKLAWFEGAQAQV, encoded by the coding sequence ATGAAATATCTGCCGCTGTTTCACAACCTGCGCGGCAGTCGTGTGTTGGTCGTCGGTGGGGGGGAAATTGCCTTGCGCAAATCCCGCCTGCTGGCCGATGCCGGTGCGCTGCTGCGGGTGGTCGCACCTGAAATCGAAGCGCAACTGCGCGAACTGGTCAGCGCCAGCGGTGGCGAATGTCTGCTGCGTGGTTACGTGGAAACGGACCTGGACGGTTGCGGGCTGATCATCGCCGCTACCGACGATGAAACGCTCAACGCTCAGGTCTCCAGCGATGCCCATCGGCGTTGCGTGCCGGTCAATGTGGTCGATGCGCCGCATCTGTGCAGCGTGATCTTCCCGGCGATCGTCGACCGTTCGCCGCTGATCATTGCGGTGTCCAGCGGTGGCGATGCGCCGGTGCTGGCGCGGCTGATTCGCGCCAAGATCGAAACCTGGATTCCTTCGACCTACGGCCAGTTGGCCGGTCTTGCCGCGCGTTTCCGCAATCAGGTGAAAAACCTGTTTCCGGACGTGCAGCAGCGCCGTGGTTTCTGGGAAGACGTGTTTCAGGGCCCGATTGCCGATCGACAACTGGCCGGGCAGGGCACTGAAGCCGAGCGTCTGTTGCAGGCCAAGATCGATGGCGAGGCGACCGTTACCACTGGTGAGGTGTATCTGGTGGGCGCGGGACCCGGTGATCCGGATCTGCTGACCTTCCGCGCCTTGCGCCTGATGCAGCAAGCCGATGTGGTGCTGTACGACCGTTTGGTCGCGCCGGCGATTCTCGAATTGTGCCGTCGCGATGCCGAACGCATTTACGTCGGCAAGCGTCGCGCCGATCATGCGGTGCCGCAGGATCAGATCAACCAGCAACTGGTGGATCTGGCCAAGGCCGGCAAACGCGTGGTGCGCTTGAAGGGCGGTGATCCGTTCATCTTCGGCCGTGGCGGTGAAGAGATCGAAGAGCTGGCGGCCCACGGGATTCCATTCCAGGTGGTGCCGGGGATCACGGCGGCCAGCGGTTGCGCGGCGTATGCCGGGATTCCGCTGACCCATCGCGATTACGCGCAGTCGGTGCGCTTCGTCACCGGTCACCTGAAGGACGGTTCCACCGATCTGCCGTGGGCCGACCTCGTCGCACCGGCGCAGACGCTGGTGTTTTACATGGGGCTGGTGGGCCTGCCGGTGATCTGTGAACAGTTGATCAGGCACGGTCGCTCGGCAGATACCCCGGCGGCATTGATTCAGCAGGGCACCACGGTCAATCAGCGGGTCTTCACCGGCACGCTGGCCGACCTGCCACGCCTGGTGGCGGAGCATGAAGTGCATGCGCCGACGCTGGTGATCGTCGGTGAAGTGGTGCAACTGCGCGAGAAACTGGCGTGGTTTGAAGGCGCTCAGGCGCAAGTCTGA
- the serS gene encoding serine--tRNA ligase, whose product MLDSKLLRSNLQDVADRLASRGFALDTARIEALEEQRKTVQTRTEALQAERNARSKSIGQAKQRGEDIAPLMADVERMAGELSAGKVELDAIQTELDSILLGIPNLPHESVPVGKDEDDNVEVRRWGTPTQFDFEVKDHVALGEKFGWLDFETAAKLSGARFALLRGPIARLHRALAQFMINLHVNEHGYEEAYTPYLVQAPALQGTGQLPKFEEDLFKIAREGEADLYLIPTAEVSLTNIVAGEIVDSKLLPIKFVAHTPCFRSEAGASGRDTRGMIRQHQFDKVEMVQIVEPSTSMEALEGLTANAEKVLQLLGLPYRTLALCTGDMGFSAVKTYDLEVWIPSQDKYREISSCSNCGDFQARRMQARFRNPETGKPELVHTLNGSGLAVGRTLVAVLENYQQADGSIRVPDVLKPYMGGLEVIG is encoded by the coding sequence ATGCTCGATTCCAAACTGTTACGTAGCAACCTTCAGGACGTAGCGGACCGCCTGGCTTCCCGTGGCTTTGCCCTGGATACCGCGCGCATCGAAGCGCTGGAAGAACAGCGCAAGACCGTCCAGACCCGCACCGAAGCACTGCAGGCTGAGCGTAACGCGCGTTCCAAATCCATCGGTCAGGCCAAGCAGCGCGGCGAAGACATCGCGCCTCTGATGGCAGACGTCGAGCGCATGGCGGGCGAGCTGAGCGCTGGTAAGGTCGAGCTGGACGCGATCCAGACCGAGCTGGACTCGATCCTGCTGGGTATCCCCAACCTGCCGCACGAATCGGTACCGGTCGGCAAGGACGAAGACGACAACGTTGAAGTGCGCCGCTGGGGCACGCCGACGCAGTTCGATTTCGAAGTGAAAGACCACGTTGCACTGGGCGAGAAGTTCGGCTGGCTGGATTTCGAAACCGCGGCCAAGCTGTCTGGCGCGCGTTTCGCCCTGCTGCGCGGCCCGATCGCCCGTCTGCACCGCGCCCTCGCGCAGTTCATGATCAACCTGCACGTCAACGAGCATGGCTACGAAGAGGCCTACACGCCTTATCTGGTTCAGGCCCCGGCGCTGCAAGGCACCGGTCAGCTGCCGAAGTTCGAAGAAGACCTGTTCAAGATCGCTCGCGAAGGCGAAGCCGATCTGTACCTGATCCCGACCGCCGAAGTGTCGCTGACCAACATTGTGGCCGGTGAAATCGTCGACTCGAAACTGCTGCCGATCAAGTTCGTCGCGCACACCCCGTGCTTCCGCAGCGAAGCCGGTGCGTCGGGTCGCGACACCCGCGGCATGATCCGTCAGCACCAGTTCGACAAGGTTGAAATGGTCCAGATCGTCGAGCCGTCGACTTCGATGGAAGCGCTGGAAGGCCTGACTGCCAACGCCGAAAAAGTCCTGCAACTGCTGGGTCTGCCTTACCGCACCCTGGCGCTGTGCACCGGCGACATGGGCTTCAGCGCCGTGAAGACCTACGACCTCGAAGTGTGGATTCCGAGCCAGGACAAGTACCGCGAAATTTCCTCGTGCTCCAACTGCGGTGATTTCCAGGCCCGCCGTATGCAGGCGCGCTTCCGCAACCCGGAAACCGGCAAGCCTGAGCTGGTGCACACCCTCAACGGTTCTGGCCTGGCGGTCGGTCGTACCCTGGTTGCCGTGCTGGAAAACTACCAGCAGGCCGACGGTTCGATCCGCGTGCCGGACGTGCTGAAGCCGTACATGGGTGGCCTTGAGGTCATCGGCTAA
- the crcB gene encoding fluoride efflux transporter CrcB, with protein MLPLIVAVSVGGIAGTLLRFATGNWVSANWPRHFYTATLAVNIVGCLLIGVLYGLFLIRPEVPIEVRAGLMVGFLGGLTTFSSFSLDTVRLLESGQVPLALGYAAISVFGGLLATWAGLSLTKL; from the coding sequence GTGCTTCCATTGATCGTTGCGGTCTCCGTCGGCGGGATTGCCGGCACGCTGTTGCGCTTCGCCACCGGCAATTGGGTCAGTGCCAATTGGCCGCGGCACTTCTATACCGCGACGCTGGCCGTTAATATCGTGGGCTGTCTGCTGATTGGCGTGTTGTACGGCCTGTTTTTGATACGCCCGGAGGTGCCGATCGAGGTGCGCGCCGGGTTGATGGTCGGCTTCCTCGGGGGGCTGACGACTTTTTCATCCTTTTCACTGGATACGGTGCGCCTGCTGGAAAGCGGGCAAGTGCCGCTGGCCCTGGGCTATGCGGCGATCAGCGTATTCGGCGGGCTGCTCGCGACGTGGGCCGGCCTGTCCTTGACCAAACTTTGA
- a CDS encoding replication-associated recombination protein A: MDLFRSAPIAQPLAARLRATNLDEYVGQEHVLARGKPLREALEQGALHSMIFWGPPGVGKTTLARLLAEVSDAHFETVSAVLAGVKEIRQAVEIAKQQAGQYGKRTILFVDEVHRFNKSQQDAFLPYVEDGTLIFIGATTENPSFELNNALLSRARVYVLKSLDETALRKLVHRALTEERGLGKRNLTLSDEGFQMLLSAADGDGRRLLNLLENASDLAEDNSEMGTELLQSLLGDTRRRFDKGGEAFYDQISALHKSVRGSNPDGALYWFARMIDGGCDPLYLARRVVRMASEDIGNADPRALSLCLAAWEVQERLGSPEGELAVAQAITYLACAPKSNAVYMGFKTALRAAAEYGSLEVPLHLRNAPTKLMKQLGYGDEYRYAHDEPDAYAAGEDYFPEELEPIPFYQPVPRGLELKIGEKLNHLAQLDRLSPRQRRK; encoded by the coding sequence ATGGATCTGTTTCGCAGTGCACCGATTGCCCAGCCACTGGCCGCGCGTTTGCGCGCGACCAATCTGGATGAGTACGTCGGTCAGGAGCACGTGCTCGCTCGCGGCAAGCCTCTGCGTGAGGCGCTGGAGCAAGGTGCCCTGCATTCGATGATCTTCTGGGGCCCGCCGGGTGTGGGCAAGACCACCCTGGCGCGGTTGCTCGCGGAAGTCTCGGATGCGCACTTCGAAACGGTCTCGGCGGTACTCGCCGGGGTCAAGGAGATCCGTCAGGCCGTTGAAATCGCCAAGCAGCAGGCCGGGCAGTACGGCAAGCGCACCATTCTGTTCGTCGATGAAGTGCACCGCTTCAACAAATCGCAGCAGGATGCGTTCTTGCCGTACGTCGAAGACGGCACGCTGATTTTCATCGGCGCCACCACCGAAAACCCTTCGTTTGAATTGAACAACGCGCTGTTGTCGCGGGCTCGCGTCTATGTGCTGAAAAGCCTCGACGAGACGGCGCTGCGCAAACTGGTGCATCGCGCGCTCACCGAAGAGCGCGGGCTGGGCAAGCGCAACCTGACCCTCAGCGATGAAGGCTTCCAGATGCTGCTGTCGGCCGCCGATGGCGATGGCCGGCGCCTGCTCAATCTGCTGGAGAATGCCTCGGACCTGGCTGAAGACAACAGCGAGATGGGCACCGAGCTGCTGCAAAGCCTGCTTGGCGATACCCGGCGGCGCTTCGACAAGGGCGGCGAAGCGTTCTACGACCAGATATCGGCGCTGCACAAGTCAGTGCGCGGCTCCAACCCCGATGGCGCGCTGTACTGGTTCGCGCGGATGATCGATGGCGGCTGCGATCCGTTGTATCTGGCGCGGCGCGTGGTGCGCATGGCCAGCGAAGACATCGGCAACGCTGACCCGCGCGCGCTGAGCCTGTGCCTGGCGGCGTGGGAAGTGCAGGAGCGCCTTGGCAGCCCCGAAGGCGAGCTGGCGGTGGCCCAGGCCATCACTTATCTCGCCTGTGCGCCGAAAAGCAACGCGGTGTACATGGGCTTCAAGACCGCGCTGCGCGCCGCTGCCGAGTACGGTTCGCTGGAAGTGCCGCTGCACTTGCGCAATGCGCCGACCAAGCTGATGAAGCAACTGGGCTATGGCGACGAATACCGTTACGCCCACGACGAACCGGACGCTTATGCCGCCGGTGAAGATTATTTCCCGGAAGAGCTTGAGCCGATCCCGTTCTATCAACCGGTGCCCCGTGGCCTGGAATTGAAGATCGGCGAGAAGCTCAACCACCTCGCGCAACTCGACCGTTTAAGCCCAAGACAGCGGAGAAAATAG
- the lolA gene encoding outer membrane lipoprotein chaperone LolA — MRLIRMLLPVLALTTLTAHADDKDVARLTQLLETSKTLTANFSQLTLDGSGTQLQETRGDMVLQRPGLFYWHTEAPNEQTMVSDGKKVTLWDPDLEQATIKKLDERLTQTPALLLSGDVSKISQSFEISAKEAGGVIDFTLKPKTKDTLFDSLRLSFRNGLVNDMQLIDSVGQRTNILFTGVKANEAVSASKFKFDIPKGADVIQE, encoded by the coding sequence ATGCGTCTTATCCGCATGCTGTTGCCAGTACTGGCGCTGACCACGCTCACGGCCCACGCCGATGACAAGGACGTGGCGCGTCTGACCCAACTGCTCGAAACATCTAAAACCCTGACCGCGAACTTCTCGCAGCTGACCCTCGATGGCAGCGGCACGCAGTTGCAGGAAACCCGTGGCGACATGGTTCTGCAGCGTCCGGGCCTGTTCTACTGGCATACCGAAGCGCCGAATGAGCAGACCATGGTCTCCGACGGCAAGAAAGTCACCTTGTGGGACCCGGACCTGGAACAGGCCACCATCAAGAAGCTCGACGAGCGTCTGACCCAGACCCCGGCGCTGCTGCTGTCCGGTGATGTGTCGAAGATCAGCCAGAGCTTCGAGATCAGCGCGAAAGAGGCGGGCGGCGTGATCGACTTCACCCTCAAGCCGAAGACCAAGGACACCCTGTTCGACAGCCTGCGCCTGTCGTTCCGCAACGGCCTGGTCAATGACATGCAACTGATCGACAGCGTTGGTCAGCGCACCAACATCCTGTTCACCGGGGTCAAGGCCAACGAAGCGGTGTCGGCGTCGAAGTTCAAGTTCGACATCCCGAAGGGTGCTGACGTTATCCAGGAATAA